From Scomber scombrus chromosome 13, fScoSco1.1, whole genome shotgun sequence, a single genomic window includes:
- the LOC133993204 gene encoding ankyrin repeat and SOCS box protein 9-like, giving the protein MSAGQKETLRDSICQTGSVVFFSNPLMSDTESDWSPIHDAAFNGRFLALQRLIAQGTCVNMSTLDQVSPLHGACIQGHIACAKLLVENGANVNISTVDGQSPLSEACARGHMTCVSLLLQHGATPFGTSQLNSPIHMAAAKGHPECIESLVQYGADVDQYVDQSGSPLHAACSNQHLSSVKKLLRLGASVNSSVSGDSPLHIAARLSNPEMVSVLLDHGADHSLRNLESKRPLDLAPPNSLAERLLRQAGGISPLIHLCRLYIRKTVGKQRLGGIHDLHLPTELKKYLLYQSDLRGDIMH; this is encoded by the exons ATGTCTGCTggacaaaaagaaacactgcGGGACAGTATATGTCAAACTggatctgttgtttttttctcaaaccCTTTGATGAGTG ATACTGAATCAGACTGGTCCCCGATTCATGATGCTGCATTTAATGGACGTTTCCTTGCTCTGCAGAGACTTATCGCTCAG GGTACATGTGTAAATATGAGCACTTTGGACCAGGTTTCTCCCCTCCATGGAGCATGTATACAGGGCCATATAGCTTGTGCAAAGCTTCTGGTGGAAAATGGGGCAAAT GTAAACATTTCAACAGTGGATGGACAATCCCCCCTGTCAGAAGCTTGTGCCCGGGGCCATATGACCTGTGTATCGCTGCTCCTTCAACATGGAGCGACTCCCTTTGGGACCAGCCAGTTAAATTCCCCAATCCACATGGCTGCAGCCAAAG GTCATCCAGAGTGCATTGAGTCTCTTGTTCAGTATGGTGCAGATGTGGATCAATATGTCGACCAATCAGGCTCCCCTCTCCATGCTGCCTGCTCCAATCAGCATCTGAGTAGTGTAAAGAAATTGCTTCGACTTG GTGCTAGTGTGAACAGCAGTGTGTCTGGTGACTCGCCCCTGCACATTGCTGCCCGTCTGTCAAACCCAGAGATGGTGTCTGTCCTGCTTGACCACGGGGCGGATCACTCTCTCAGGAACCTGGAGAGCAAACGGCCACTGGACCTCGCACCTCCCAACAGCctggcagagaggctgctgAGACAAGCTGGAG GAATATCTCCTCTGATACACTTGTGCCGGCTGTACATCAGGAAAACTGTGGGCAAGCAGAGACTAGGCGGGATTCATGACCTTCACCTCCCCACAGAATTGAAAAAGTATCTTCTCTACCAATCAGACCTGAGAGGAGACATAATGCACTGA